Sequence from the Maribellus comscasis genome:
TTTGTAGTCTTTTTCATCGGTTTTTATACCCTGACTAAAGAATACTTCTTTGGCCACTCCTTCACGAACGGCTTTTATTGTAAAATTAGACGAAAGTGCGTTAACCGCTTTTATTCCGACTCCATTTAATCCCACCGACTTTTTAAATACTTTTGAATCGTACTTGGCCCCGGTATTCATTTTGCTGGCAACATCCACCAGTTTTCCCAAAGGAATTCCACGTCCGTAGTCACGAACAACTACTTTCTCCTGATCGATGTTTATGGTTATTTTTTTTCCAAATCCCATCATAAACTCATCGATGGAGTTGTCCATAACTTCCTTTAAAAGAACATAAATTCCGTCGTCGGGCGCTGAGCCGTCGCCCAATTTTCCAATGTACATTCCCGGACGCTTCCGTATGTGTTCCTGCCAGTCGAGTGTTTTAATTGTCCCTTCGTCGTAATTCGGAGTCATAGTTATCTTCAATTTGGCACAAATATAACTAAAACAATGATGGTTTTCGAGATTAAAACACTTCAGTATTTAACAGTGTATGGTTGAAAAGTGTGTTCTGTAAGTGCTGTTTTTACTGGGATTAGCTAAGTTTTCAACAATCAATTTTTAATATCGTGGGTTTCTTTGGCTCGACTAAAAATTTTAAATAATACCCATTTTTTTCATCAAAAAAGTAGCGTTCATGGTTCGTGTAACACCATCCGAAAGTTTGTAATCAAAAACCAGTTCATCGTTTTCAATTTTTATTTCAAAACATTTGTTGAACACCTGTTGCGGGAATTCTTCTTCCATTTCGCTAAGTTTTAAATCGTGTGTTGCAATCAACGAAACTGATCTAAACTCTACCAGTTTGCGAATAAGTTCTTTTGAGCCATTTAATTTGTCAACAGAGTTGGTTCCTTTGAGCATTTCGTCAAGAATTACAAAAATTCGCTCGCCTTTTTGTAGTCTGTCCAGAACGCCTTTTATCCTTTTTAATTCAGCGAAGAAGTACGATTCGTCTTTTAACAATGAATCGGTTGTGCGCATATTGGTATAAATCCTTACCGGCGTGAATTTCATTTCATTGGCGCAAACCGGTGCTCCAATGCGCCCAAGAATAAGATTAACACCAACTGTACGCAAAAAAGTACTCTTTCCGGCCATATTTGCTCCGGTTACAATCATAACTTTTGACCAGCCGTTGATTTCAAAATCATTACATACTCTTTTTTCTGATAACAGGAGCGGGTGTCCCAATTGATTTGCCTGGAAAGTAAAACCTCCGTCGTGTATTTTAGGAAAGGTAAAATCCGGTTGGTTATTGGCAAAATTGGCTAAACTTATTAAAGCGTCCATTTCTGCAATCACATCGAGCCAGGCGGTCAGTTTTTTATGATTTTTGTTGTGCCATTTCCAAAGTTTATAAACACAACGAATATCCCACAGGAAAAGTGAATTCAAAATAAATCCTACAATAATATTTCCCCGGTACTCAAATTCTGTTACCCGTTTTTTTAAGTTATTGAAAACATGACTTGCCGAATCGGGAGCAATAACTTTTTTTTGCAGCTCAAGAAGATATACGGTTTGAAATTCCTTTTCTTCGATGAGTTTCAACGATTGCATGTATTTTTCAAGGAGATTCGATTTCTGGCCAAAGTAGCGAAAGTACTGACGGATCCTTTTTCCATAAAAAAACATCAGAATCCATTGTGCCAGAATTGCAGAAGATATATAAAAATTGGAAAAACCGGTAACTACGGGTATTAGTGCAATAAATGTCAGCAGCGGCAAAATGCCAATTAGCCACTTTGTAGCTTTCCTGTTTTTTAAATCCAGTTCTGTATTTGACCAGTTTTTAATTTCTCTGCTCATCTCCTTGGTTTCTTCAAAGAGTAATCCGTTTACTAAAAACTGAAGTCGCCACTCAGGTATTTCAGACAGCTCTTTTACGGCTTCCTGTTTTTTCTCAATTTCATTTTTATCCAGAGATGGATGAATGAGCGAGTTCGCCAGTTTTTTGCGTCCGCTTTGGGTAGAGGTACGGTTTAAAAACTGAAACAGAGAACCCTCGCCAAAAACATCGAGGTCGTATGTGAAAAAGTGTTCGGTATTCAAAAATGACTCCCCGTTTTCAAAATGCGAAAACGAATGCTGCAAAGCCAGAAGTTCGTTTTTTGTAATTTTTAACAGCACAGAAATTTTTTTCTTTCTTTTTTCGTGCTCAATATTCTTTTTTACCAAGAAGGAAAAAAGGACAAGGGCCGCGACAGTAAAAAACATTGTTAGCCACGTGTCGAAACCAAGTGTTGAAACAGGAATGAAAATTAAAATAAATGAGGCTAAACGATACCAGACAAAACGTCGAAGCAGGCCTGATACATTTTTTAAATCCTCTGTAAATTTTTCTTTTCTTTCGTTGTAAAAATCTGAAACGGGTCGGTTCATTTTACAGATAATTATAATAGTGGAGAATGGAAACAACAATCAAAACAGTTGTTGTTAATGTGAGAAATACAAGAAAGACTGTGCCAGACTGTTTTATGGCTAAACCGGTTGTTTCAATTTTAGGCATTCGAGTTCCAAAAAAGTGAATGTCGAGAAACATTAATGTTTTGAACATTATCCAACCAATTCCCCATCCTAAAAGTGCACCAAAAAGAATATCAGTAGGGTAGTGAACTCCTGAGTAAATACGCGAATACGAGAGCAAAAGTGCCCAAAGTAATATTAAAATACTGTAACTGCGATTTTTGAAAATACGGGAAGTGAAAACATAAATACCAAAAGTGTTGGCCGCATGAGAAGATACAAAGCCATATTTTCCTCCTTTTCGTAAAACATTATGTACAAGATGTTCGATTTCCGGATTATATACAGGTCGCAGGCGTTCAACCCAATGTTTGATTAAAACTGAAATCTGGTCGCTGGCTAAAATTGTTAAAGCCAGAAAAATCACAATTAAAATTGATTTTTCACGGTATTTTTTTACAAAATAAAACAGGATAACAGCGTAAAAAGGAAGCCAGGTCTCTTTTCGCGTGGCCATTAACATGATTGTATCCCAGAAATCATTGTGAAAACTATTCAGGTATAAAAAAAGCTCGGTATCTAATTCCAATATTTTTTGAAGTAACTCCATTAACTGTTTAATATTTCCCAGATTTTATCTTTTAGTTTTTGAATGTTGAATCCTGTAACCGATGAAAAAAACATGTGTGGAATTCCTTTTAATTCGTTGCTGATTTCTTTTATCAGTTCTTCATCCAGCATGTCTGCTTTCCCAATGGATAAAAAGCGCTGTTTGTCAAGTAACTCAGGATTGTATTTTTCAAGCTCATTTAAAAGGATTTTATATTCTTTGAGATGATCTTTACTGTCGGCCGGTACGATAAAAAGCAACATCGAATTGCGTTCAATATGTCTTAAAAAACGAATTCCCAGACCTTTCCCCTGGTGTGCACCTTCAATAATCCCCGGAATATCGGCCATTACAAACGAACGCTGCTCCCGGTGTCCTACAATTCCTAAATTTGGTACAAGGGTGGTGAAATGGTATTCAGCGATTTTGGGTTTTGCTGCCGAAACCACAGAAAGTAAGGTTGATTTGCCGGAACTGGGAAAACCAACCAGTCCAACATCAGCGAGAACTTTTAATTCCAGTATTTTCCAGCCTTCAACACCTTCTTCACCTGGCTGGGCGTAACGCGGTGTTTGGTTGGTTGATGATTTAAAGTGGTCGTTCCCCAATCCGCCACGACCGCCTTCCATTAAAATTTGTGATTCGCCATGTTTTGTGATTTCAAACAGAAACTCACCTGACTCGGCATCTCGTGCAACGGTTCCCAGCGGAACTTCCAGAGTGATATCCTCCCCATCTGCTCCGGTACTCCGTTGTTTACCTCCGGCTTCGCCATGTCCGGCTTTGATGTGTTTCTGATATTTTAAATGAAGGAGAGTCCACATATTTTGGTTTCCCCGCAGGATAATGTGTCCCCCTCGGCCACCATCGCCTCCGTCGGGGCCTCCTTTTGGAATATACTTTTCTCTTCGCAAATGCGCTGAACCAGCCCCTCCGTCTCCCGATTTACAAAAAATCTTTACGTAATCAACAAAATTTGATTCAGCCATTTTCTTCCCTTTTTACTCCTTCTTTTTGAATGATTATGTTTTGCGGTAAACTTCGCTGTTAAAGCAGAAATACATACAAAAGCAATTAAAATTTTCCTACTACTTCTTTTAACCTTCCGGCAATTTCTTCGATGGTTCCCATACCGTTTATACCGAAATGTTTGCCTTGTGGTTTGTAATATTCAATTAACGGTAATGTTTTTTTGTTGTATACATTAATCCGGGTTTCAATTACAGACTGGTCCTGGTCATCAGCTCTGCCTGAAACTTTTCCCCGGCTCAATAAACGGTTTATCAATTCTTGCTTTTCTACCTCAAGACTCAGCATGCCTGAAATCGGTGTGTCATTTTCTTTCAGAAGCTTGTCCAGTGCTTTTGCTTGTTCAACGGTTCGAGGGAAACCATCAAATATAAAGCCTTTTGCATCTTTGTTGCTTGCCAGTTTGCTTTTTATCATTCCGATAACCACTTCGTCGGGCACCAGTTCTCCTTTGTCCATATAACTTTTGGCTTCCAGGCCAAGCTCTGTTCCCGTTGCAATTTCACTTCGAAGTAAATCGCCTGTTGACAAGTGGTTCAATCCAAATGAATTGATTAGAAATTCAGCCTGTGTGCCTTTCCCCGCTCCCGGAGGGCCAAATAATACAAGATTTAGCATTTTTTTTGGTTTTTAATCGTTAATAACTGAGTAAATATCTATTAAATTTCTACCATAGCCATCGTAATCCAAACCATATCCAACGATAAAATCGTTAGGAATTTCCAAACCAATATAATCCAACTGAACTTGTTTCTGTAAAGCATCCGGTTTGAGTAAGAGTGTTGCAATTTTTACCTCTTTCGGATTCATTCCTTCGAGTTGTTTCAGAATATTTTCAATGGTGATTCCTGTATCCACTATATCTTCAAGCACAACAACTGTTCTGCCCTCAATTTTTTCGTTTATCCCGATTAACTGTTTAACATTTCCTGTTGTTTTATCTCCTTCGTAGGATGCCAGCTTTACAAAAGTGATTTCAGAATCCAGCAAATCGATACGTTTAAAAAGTTCGGCGGCAAACATAAATGACCCGTTTAAAATGCAGATAAAAAGAGGATTTTTATTTGCTAATTCATTGTTCATTTTCTCCGCCATTTTTTCTACTTCGGAACGGATTTTTTCGTATGGAATAAAGAGTTTAAACTCTTTGTCAAGGATTTTTACCTGTTTCATCAAAGAAAAATGATTTTTTTTAGTTGTTAAATTGCCGTAATTTCGCCTTTGAAAAAATAAAATGTACAAATTAACAAAACAATTCGATTAACTGAAAATATAAGTTATAAAACATGGAGCCAAAAGTAAGTATTATTATGGGGAGCACGTCCGATTTGGATGTGATGGCAAAAGCTGCAAAGTTACTCGACGATTTTGAAATTCCGTTTGAAATGAATGCGCTTTCAGCGCATCGTACACCGGATGAAGTGGAGAAATTTGCGAAAGGAGCCAGGGACAATGGAATTAAAGTGATTATTGCTGGTGCCGGAATGGCAGCTCACCTGCCTGGAGTGATTGCAGCAATGACTCCGGTTCCTGTAATTGGCGTTCCGATTAATGCGAGTCTTTCCGGTTTCGATTCAATTCTGGCTATCCTTCAAATGCCTCCGGGAATTCCGGTTGCAACCGTTGCTGTAAACGGTGCGATGAATGCCGCTATTTTGGCTGTTCAAATGATGGCTACAGGGGATGATGTGTTGATGCAAAAATTGGTAGATTATAAAGAGAGTCTGAAACAGAAAATTGTAAAAGCAAATTCCGAACTCTCAGAAGTGAAATACAACTTCAAAACCAATTGATTTTTAGAAAATAAGATATTTTAGTAAATTAGTGGGGACGGATTTTTCCGTCTCTTCTAATTTATGATGAAACAGTTTTTGTTTACAGTTAGCTTCCTGATTCTCGGTATTTTTGCATTTTCTATTGAGAATTACCCTTCCGGTGCACGTTCGCTGGCACTTTCGCATGCGTCAGTTTCTTTTTCCGATGTTTGGAGTACCTTTCACAATCAGGCCGGGTTGACTGGTGTAAATGCTTTTTCCGCTGGTTTTTTCTACGAGTCGAAATTTCAGATTGAGGAACTTTCTCTTGTTTCAGGAGCCCTGGTGTTGCCAACTGCTTCCGGAAATTTTGGAGTCAGTTTTTTTCAATTTGGAGAAGGAAATTTTAA
This genomic interval carries:
- a CDS encoding MutS-related protein, which encodes MNRPVSDFYNERKEKFTEDLKNVSGLLRRFVWYRLASFILIFIPVSTLGFDTWLTMFFTVAALVLFSFLVKKNIEHEKRKKKISVLLKITKNELLALQHSFSHFENGESFLNTEHFFTYDLDVFGEGSLFQFLNRTSTQSGRKKLANSLIHPSLDKNEIEKKQEAVKELSEIPEWRLQFLVNGLLFEETKEMSREIKNWSNTELDLKNRKATKWLIGILPLLTFIALIPVVTGFSNFYISSAILAQWILMFFYGKRIRQYFRYFGQKSNLLEKYMQSLKLIEEKEFQTVYLLELQKKVIAPDSASHVFNNLKKRVTEFEYRGNIIVGFILNSLFLWDIRCVYKLWKWHNKNHKKLTAWLDVIAEMDALISLANFANNQPDFTFPKIHDGGFTFQANQLGHPLLLSEKRVCNDFEINGWSKVMIVTGANMAGKSTFLRTVGVNLILGRIGAPVCANEMKFTPVRIYTNMRTTDSLLKDESYFFAELKRIKGVLDRLQKGERIFVILDEMLKGTNSVDKLNGSKELIRKLVEFRSVSLIATHDLKLSEMEEEFPQQVFNKCFEIKIENDELVFDYKLSDGVTRTMNATFLMKKMGII
- a CDS encoding phosphatase PAP2 family protein, which codes for MELLQKILELDTELFLYLNSFHNDFWDTIMLMATRKETWLPFYAVILFYFVKKYREKSILIVIFLALTILASDQISVLIKHWVERLRPVYNPEIEHLVHNVLRKGGKYGFVSSHAANTFGIYVFTSRIFKNRSYSILILLWALLLSYSRIYSGVHYPTDILFGALLGWGIGWIMFKTLMFLDIHFFGTRMPKIETTGLAIKQSGTVFLVFLTLTTTVLIVVSILHYYNYL
- the obgE gene encoding GTPase ObgE; this encodes MAESNFVDYVKIFCKSGDGGAGSAHLRREKYIPKGGPDGGDGGRGGHIILRGNQNMWTLLHLKYQKHIKAGHGEAGGKQRSTGADGEDITLEVPLGTVARDAESGEFLFEITKHGESQILMEGGRGGLGNDHFKSSTNQTPRYAQPGEEGVEGWKILELKVLADVGLVGFPSSGKSTLLSVVSAAKPKIAEYHFTTLVPNLGIVGHREQRSFVMADIPGIIEGAHQGKGLGIRFLRHIERNSMLLFIVPADSKDHLKEYKILLNELEKYNPELLDKQRFLSIGKADMLDEELIKEISNELKGIPHMFFSSVTGFNIQKLKDKIWEILNS
- a CDS encoding adenylate kinase, which encodes MLNLVLFGPPGAGKGTQAEFLINSFGLNHLSTGDLLRSEIATGTELGLEAKSYMDKGELVPDEVVIGMIKSKLASNKDAKGFIFDGFPRTVEQAKALDKLLKENDTPISGMLSLEVEKQELINRLLSRGKVSGRADDQDQSVIETRINVYNKKTLPLIEYYKPQGKHFGINGMGTIEEIAGRLKEVVGKF
- the hpt gene encoding hypoxanthine phosphoribosyltransferase, which translates into the protein MKQVKILDKEFKLFIPYEKIRSEVEKMAEKMNNELANKNPLFICILNGSFMFAAELFKRIDLLDSEITFVKLASYEGDKTTGNVKQLIGINEKIEGRTVVVLEDIVDTGITIENILKQLEGMNPKEVKIATLLLKPDALQKQVQLDYIGLEIPNDFIVGYGLDYDGYGRNLIDIYSVIND
- the purE gene encoding 5-(carboxyamino)imidazole ribonucleotide mutase translates to MEPKVSIIMGSTSDLDVMAKAAKLLDDFEIPFEMNALSAHRTPDEVEKFAKGARDNGIKVIIAGAGMAAHLPGVIAAMTPVPVIGVPINASLSGFDSILAILQMPPGIPVATVAVNGAMNAAILAVQMMATGDDVLMQKLVDYKESLKQKIVKANSELSEVKYNFKTN